Below is a window of Planctomycetota bacterium DNA.
ATCTGGCCACCCATCTGCTGAGACGATCCGGCAAGCACTTCGTCTTCGCTGCCGGACTCCACGGCGATTGCAAACTGCTCAAACTCCGCTTCGCCACCAGCCAGACGTTCGGCAATCACTTCCCCAAAAAGAAGCGTTGCAAGCTCGTCACGCAGTGCGGCGAAACTCTCTTCGAACTCGCCAGCCACGGTTGGTCGCAATTCGGTCAGTCGGTGTTTGAGTTGTTCCGCAACCTTGATGCCTTCGACAGGATCGACGAGAAAGTGGGGATTGTTCTCCGGATGGACGCTGCCGCGAAAGCCGGTGTCGCCTTCGATCGAGCGAAGCGTGTCGCCGGCAACGAACCGAGCAGGTCCGCCTTCGACAACGGCTTCGTTCTTTGCCCCAGCGACGAGGTCGGGGAGCCACGCCTCCTCAAGCTCGTAACCGACGACAAGCAGGATCTCTGCATCTGCCAGGGCAGTAACCATTCCAGGCGTCACATCGATGACGTGCGGATCCTCCTCACCATCAACGATCGTGGTGATCTCGACGTGACTCCCGCCGACGCGACGAGCCAGGTGTGCCAGATCGGGCGTGGTCGCGACGACCCTGATCGCTTCCGCCGCGAGGCCGTCGTGCGAGTGCCCGTGATCGCTTGCCTCCCCGTCGTTTGTGTCGCACGCAGCGAGCAACACCACGCCGAGCACGGCAAAGAGTCCACGAAGAATCCTGGATCCGAAGTGATAGGTTCGCATGAGAATGGGGTAGAAGGTCACAGCTAGGCTCGGCTCGTTGCCGGGCGATCCGGGACTATATGACCTCTAGCGATTGCCTCCGGGAGTAACCAAGTGTGAAGCTCTTGCGGGCCGCTCGCAGCGGCTGCGCGGAGACTGCTGCAGACGAGTACGCGACGGCACCTCTTGAACCGCGCAGCAGTCCGCACCTTGTTGACGTTTGTTTCACGGCTGAAGCCTCTTTCTGCATCGGTTGCTCGGTCACCCTGGCTACGTTCTGGAAGGGTGGCGGTCGCTCACACATTCGATCTCACCCGCCTCTCGTCACCGCCTGTCCCGCTGAAGATCGGTGACGGCGCTTGCGATGTTCGCCATCAGCCACGCGGACGCTGCACCGAGTTGTAACCAGTCGCCCGTTGACGCAATGCCATAGACAAAGACGCTTGTCATCCAGCAGAGGCTGGCGACCGTCTGACCAAGCCACTCGACGCGAAGCCATGGCGCACGCTTCGGTGGGACGTTCGTGTGCGGAATCGTTTGGGTCCGATCGTTCAGCACATGCACTCCTCGCCGCAGCACGAAAGATCATCGAGATACATGCCCCAGTTCCGGTAGCCTTCGAGCTCCTCCGCTGGGAGTCCGAGCGACGTTGCAATCGCCTTGGCAACCACCGCAAATCGCTGTCGATACTTGTAGATGAAGCAGAACACGTGATCGTCGTGACGGACGGCCGGGCCGCAAAGAAACAGCCCTGGGAATGCCGTCGACTCGTCATGCTCCGACAGCAGTGGGAACCCGTCAGAACGCTGCTCGAACAAGTCCTCGACCAGCTGCATCCCGCCGACGAAGCCGCCCGCAAAGAGCGGCTGTGTCGACGTTGTGAGCGTGCGATCATCGCTCGTCAGAAGGGCAAAGTCGCCGTCGGATTTCCGAGCCGAGACAATCCTCGTGTCCCGCAGCAGCTCCACAGACGACTTGAACCGCTTGTCGCGCATCCGGATGAGCGAGTAAGTCGACAGGGCGACGCTCGGGTCGGACGTCTCCGCACGCCACGGTCGCCCTGTATCGAGCAGCCGGACACGCTTGCCGTTGAGTGCGAGGTGGAACGCGGCGTCGACGCCCGACTCGTAGCCACCGATGACGATGAACTCGTCTCCTTCCAACTCGCGATACGACGCGACCGTGGCCGTGTGGCGACAGTGCTCGGCACCATCGAACCCATTTCGCTTCGGGTACTGGAACTCGCCGGCCGCCCAGATCAGGTGCTTGCAGTACAGCGTCTCAGTCGGCGTATCGAGCAGGAACATCTCCGCATGAGGCGTCACGCGAACGACGTCGACGCCGCTGCGGACGGGAAGCTCAAACACCTTGGCAACGGCTCGAAGGTGCTTTGCGTACTGGGCACCGTTTGGGTGCTCGACTTCAAGGCTAAACGCCGGCGATACGCCAATCGCGATCGAGTTGAGATCGAGCATCCCGATCGAGTTGGTCGGGAAGGACGGCGTGATGAATCGCGTCTCCTTCGGCCAGCGGTCAAACGAAGCCCCGACCCCGAAGCGATCGACGATCACGAAGTCGTGTACTCCTGCATCCTTCAAAGCCACACCGACACCCACGCCGGCGGCCCCTGCGCCGACGACAATGACATCGTGAACCTGAATATCGCCGTCTTGTGTCATTCGGTCACTTCCTTAGTCCGCCGACATGCTGTCACGCCCAGCGAGGTGGGTGGTCTCGCGAAAGGGTGGCGTGGCGTCCCGCAAAGCCTGCCCGCTGCCGTTGGGCAACGAGCAAGTGCATCTCTCCACTGCGATCTACCGACGCCGGCGAAGCAGCGTCAGGCCACCAAGACCCAGCAGGGCGAGCGTGCCCGGCTCGGGAATCGGCGTGAGCAGAAATGCCCGCGTCTCACCGCCGAAAGTGCCGAAGCCGACGATCTGGCCGCTGGCGTTGATGGCGTTGGCGCTGAGCAGGTTCCAGCCACTGCCTGACGGGATCAGCGTGTTCAGGTCGGTCGGCGTCGTCCCCTCCCAGACGACTGCTGCACCGCCGAAGCTGGGTGCGTTGTCAAAGTCGGCGACGTACCCGACCACAAGGCCGTCGTCACTCAGGTCGAGTGCCCGGGCATTGTCGAACGACACTCCGGGCAGGAGATCGAGGTCGACGCTCGTGACGCCGTCATAGAAGAACGCCCGCGTCTGATTGCTGACGGGGTCGCTGTAGCGACCCACCGCGTTGCCCGCGTCATCGACGGCAAACGCCTCGCCAAAGACACTGCCGGCCGGGCTGCCGATGGTGACCGGCGTGTAACCGCCCAGGCCGTCCGGCTCCCAGAGCGTCGGCTCGCTCGTGCTGTTGGCCGCGTTCCGCGCGACGCCCGCGATGATGCCGCTCTCGCTGATCCCGTACGCCCGGGCGAAGCTGTCGCTCGTTCCGAGCGGCGTGGCGAGGTCGGTCAACGTGCCCGTATTGGTAGAGGCGTCGGTGAAGAACGCCCGCACCGACTGGCCGTTGCTCGCAGCACCGACGACGCGTCCGGCATTGTTCAGGTCGTTCGCGACACCGCCGCTGCCGCCGGGCAGGCTGCCGAGGTCGGTGATCGTGTCGGTGACGCTGTCGTAGAGGAACGGCTTGCTCGGGCCGTTACCGCTCTCACCCGCGACGAGGCCGGCGTCGTTCACACCAAAGCCCCGCCCGAACGTCGGAACGCCGGACAGGATCGGAATCTCCTCCGCAACGCCGCTTTGCCAGACATACGGGATGAGCTGCGTGCTGCCCGATTTCCGGCTGTTGCCGGTGACAAAGCCCGTGTCGGAGACGCCGTTGGCAAAGTTCCGATCGCCGCCGAGCGTGTCGATTGCCGCAATCGTGTACCCGGGCGGCAGCTGTGCCGAGGCGACAGCCGTTACAGCGAAGGAAGCCAACGTACCGATGGTGAAGCGCATTTTCGTGGAGTTCATGAAGTGAAGAAGCAGGGCGATCGCGCCGCAACAGCGACGATCACGAAGGACTTGTTGGACAGATCAGCGGTCCCGCACCGCGGGCGACACGCCGATCACACAGTTAAAAAAAGAGAGGTCGATCGGTCCCGAGCAGATGCCGGAGCCAGGATCACGAAGCGTCTTGCTGAACGACCAACGACGACGTGAGCCTGCGCGTGCCACCTGCGTGACATCGCCGAGCAATCGGCCGACGTCGCACAAGCTACGCCTCGCCGTCCGCAGTCAAAAGTCGAAGACGCTCAATCACCCCACCGGCGGCGCACGGGGCGACGCGGGCGTCTCGAACCGATCGGCCACACGACAGGCCTCGACCGGCGCAAACGCACACTCCGGCGACGTCCCATCGATCGCGACCAACACCACCGGCATCGGCACCCCCGCCGACTTGCCAAGCGTCGCCACCAAATGACACACCGCACACGCCCCCCCATCCCCCCCATCCCCACTGTCCCTGTCGCTCCGTCCCTCACTATCCCCGTCCGCACCACGCTCCCCGTCATTGCTGTGATCGTGCCCGCAGCCAGCGAAGCCATGATGCACCGCCGCACTCGTCCCATCAGACACACCAACGTCGTGCCCGCCATGAGCCACAGCCACGTGCAACGCACTCGACGCCGGCACCAGCAGGTGGGCCACCACGCCACTCATCCCCAGAACCGCCAACACCACGCCCACCAGACCCCATCGGCCAGAGGCGTACAACCGGAATGAACGGGCAATCCGCACGTGCGGCAGGAGGGTACTTGCCCACTCCGTCCCTGTCGAGAGAACTGCGTTTCAAACCGCCCAGCGCACAAAAACGGCGGCGGGCCGAATAGCCACGCCGCCGAGCGAGTTACTAGTTATTAGAGCCTAGGGCCTAGGACAGAAGCGACTAGCTGTTAGCGGTTAGGGCCTAGGCAGAGCTGGTTGCGTCTGCATCCGACCTAAGCCCTAGGCCCTAGCAACTAACAACTTCTGCTCTCACGCAGCAATCTTCATCGGGGTCTCAGGGAGATCGTCGGAATCCGACATCTCCTGCGGCAGGGCACCGCCGGCGGGGAGGTTGATGCTCACCGGGGCACTGCTCGGGCCAGACTCACCCTTCGCGTTGGTCCAGAAAGCGGAGATCCACGCCGTGTCGCCCGTCGGGCTCGGCGGGAAGTCGACCGTCGTCCGTGTCCGCGTGACCTGCTCGCCGTAGTTCCACTCGGCGATGCTCGCGGGAGCGACCGGGCCGAGGTGGGTGAAGATGGTGGCGCCGGTGACGCCATTGGGCTTGCTGCGACGGCTGGCGCTCTGCAGCAGGTCGACGATGATCTGGCGACCCTCGCCGAGCTTGACCTTGACGATCGGCGTCTGCGTCGGCCGTGGGATGCGGGTCCGCTCGCCAGTCGGGACATTGAGGCCCATGTCGAGCTTGAGCTCGTCGGGAACGTCGACCAGGCCGACGACTTGCTTGGCGTACTTGCGGGTTTCGGCGATGAGCAGCTTCTTGGTCTGGTTCTTGAGCCAGATGCTCTTGGGGCCGCGTGTCTCGTGGTGGTCCGCCGCCTGCAGCTGCATGACGTAGGTGCTGACGCGCTGGGCGTATTCGGGGGCCTCGTCGACGAGGCCGAGGAGTTCCGCGTTGGCAGCGACGTGCTGCGAGAAGTTGGTGACGAAGTTGCGGAGCCCATCGTCACTGGTGTCGAGGAAGTCGTTGCTGCGAGGCATCGCTGATCCTTTTGTCGGGGTTTCTCGCCGGACGCCGCGACCCGTTGGCTGCGATCCACGCCGGCAACCCCTGTGTCGACCGTCA
It encodes the following:
- a CDS encoding metal ABC transporter substrate-binding protein: MRTYHFGSRILRGLFAVLGVVLLAACDTNDGEASDHGHSHDGLAAEAIRVVATTPDLAHLARRVGGSHVEITTIVDGEEDPHVIDVTPGMVTALADAEILLVVGYELEEAWLPDLVAGAKNEAVVEGGPARFVAGDTLRSIEGDTGFRGSVHPENNPHFLVDPVEGIKVAEQLKHRLTELRPTVAGEFEESFAALRDELATLLFGEVIAERLAGGEAEFEQFAIAVESGSEDEVLAGSSQQMGGQIAAFRSLTNNSFVGDHDMWPYFARRYGLYVAGYMEPIPGVEPTTAHLEMLLGEMQTRDVRVILAATYFDPRHARFLADRTNATTVLMAHQVEALPEADTYVAMIQVNAERALEALRAASATSSLQRP
- a CDS encoding NAD(P)/FAD-dependent oxidoreductase: MTQDGDIQVHDVIVVGAGAAGVGVGVALKDAGVHDFVIVDRFGVGASFDRWPKETRFITPSFPTNSIGMLDLNSIAIGVSPAFSLEVEHPNGAQYAKHLRAVAKVFELPVRSGVDVVRVTPHAEMFLLDTPTETLYCKHLIWAAGEFQYPKRNGFDGAEHCRHTATVASYRELEGDEFIVIGGYESGVDAAFHLALNGKRVRLLDTGRPWRAETSDPSVALSTYSLIRMRDKRFKSSVELLRDTRIVSARKSDGDFALLTSDDRTLTTSTQPLFAGGFVGGMQLVEDLFEQRSDGFPLLSEHDESTAFPGLFLCGPAVRHDDHVFCFIYKYRQRFAVVAKAIATSLGLPAEELEGYRNWGMYLDDLSCCGEECMC
- a CDS encoding PEP-CTERM sorting domain-containing protein, whose translation is MNSTKMRFTIGTLASFAVTAVASAQLPPGYTIAAIDTLGGDRNFANGVSDTGFVTGNSRKSGSTQLIPYVWQSGVAEEIPILSGVPTFGRGFGVNDAGLVAGESGNGPSKPFLYDSVTDTITDLGSLPGGSGGVANDLNNAGRVVGAASNGQSVRAFFTDASTNTGTLTDLATPLGTSDSFARAYGISESGIIAGVARNAANSTSEPTLWEPDGLGGYTPVTIGSPAGSVFGEAFAVDDAGNAVGRYSDPVSNQTRAFFYDGVTSVDLDLLPGVSFDNARALDLSDDGLVVGYVADFDNAPSFGGAAVVWEGTTPTDLNTLIPSGSGWNLLSANAINASGQIVGFGTFGGETRAFLLTPIPEPGTLALLGLGGLTLLRRRR